From the genome of Mycoplasma putrefaciens KS1, one region includes:
- a CDS encoding DEAD/DEAH box helicase, which produces MKFTDFGFKKYINDTLQEIEFIYPTSIQQKVIPLFKKRQNIIALAHTGTGKTHSFLLPILNNLDLDLLKTKQHVQAVIITPTRELAKQIYLNIQQFAKLNPKITYAMFIGGEDINKNLEQLKKAQPAIVIGTPGRLKELYDQNQLRLTTASYLVIDECDMIFDLGFIEDVDYLISKMNNNPTIGIFSATINKQLKNFASKYLKNVILIDDSKKQLATKNVRHILIDTKNREIEESLIKIINSINPFLCLIFVNQKDQIANIVKILHTNKILRVGELHGDLQPRTRMTMLKKIKNHEYKYVVATDVASRGVDITGVSHVISIDLPKDLNYYIHRSGRTGRNKLTGISYVIYNLKNQEQIKQLIKKGINFEVQKLVDDQLVDITSSKPTKKITYQNLDLESKQVINKYQNQKVKPNYRKKRKQELEKIKQKIRRQHIKENIEKIKKQKYKKRRQELFD; this is translated from the coding sequence ATGAAATTTACTGATTTTGGATTTAAAAAATATATTAATGATACTTTACAAGAAATAGAATTTATTTATCCTACTTCAATTCAGCAAAAAGTGATTCCCTTATTTAAAAAACGTCAAAACATCATTGCTTTAGCTCATACAGGAACTGGTAAAACTCACAGTTTTTTACTTCCAATTCTAAATAACTTAGATCTAGATCTTTTAAAAACAAAACAACACGTTCAAGCTGTAATTATTACTCCTACTAGAGAACTTGCAAAACAAATCTATTTGAACATTCAACAGTTTGCTAAACTTAATCCGAAAATTACTTATGCGATGTTTATTGGTGGAGAAGATATTAATAAAAACCTTGAACAACTAAAAAAAGCTCAACCAGCAATTGTAATTGGAACTCCTGGTAGGTTAAAAGAATTATATGATCAAAACCAACTAAGACTAACTACAGCAAGTTATTTGGTAATTGATGAGTGTGATATGATTTTTGATTTGGGATTTATTGAAGATGTTGATTATTTAATTTCAAAAATGAACAACAACCCAACGATTGGAATTTTTAGTGCCACAATCAATAAACAACTAAAAAACTTCGCTAGTAAATACTTAAAAAATGTCATTTTAATTGATGATAGCAAAAAACAATTAGCAACCAAAAACGTTAGACACATTCTAATTGATACTAAAAATCGTGAAATTGAAGAAAGTCTAATTAAAATCATTAATTCTATTAACCCATTTTTATGTCTGATCTTTGTTAATCAAAAAGATCAAATAGCTAATATTGTTAAAATATTACATACTAATAAGATTTTAAGAGTTGGTGAGCTTCATGGTGATTTACAACCAAGAACCAGAATGACAATGCTTAAAAAAATTAAAAACCATGAATATAAATATGTAGTTGCCACTGATGTTGCTAGTCGTGGAGTTGATATTACTGGAGTTAGTCACGTGATCTCAATTGATCTTCCTAAAGATTTAAATTATTATATTCATCGTTCAGGTCGCACTGGAAGAAACAAACTAACTGGAATCAGTTATGTAATCTATAATTTAAAAAATCAAGAACAAATCAAACAATTAATTAAAAAAGGGATTAACTTTGAAGTTCAAAAACTAGTTGATGATCAACTAGTTGATATTACTAGTTCAAAACCTACTAAAAAAATAACTTATCAGAATCTAGATCTAGAATCAAAACAAGTAATTAATAAATATCAAAATCAAAAAGTTAAACCAAATTATCGTAAAAAGCGTAAACAAGAACTTGAAAAGATTAAACAAAAGATTAGACGTCAACATATTAAAGAAAATATCGAAAAGATTAAAAAACAAAAATACAAAAAAAGAAGACAAGAATTGTTTGATTAA
- a CDS encoding putative immunoglobulin-blocking virulence protein yields the protein MLIKKKKNKTLLLLLSSAIGSSVILTSVVYSATTDGSLAKITSTIGATDAELQPVNGNVNVHVAARDNNLDKIPKEELEKPEPIRKQEADVIPAPEIPRVIENETTPKPEIEPGEYETTVEIAGRRVRAVVRGRPAFVPTQFDKDNHISNPSGYQNITVERIVSVTVTDELREAVRNNAISGEAGLLNDSAFKVITDSFNRGDSAETVGGILRNNKATWENIVQRFGKLFDSDNVKNFLNQQAQAEYPQKIREFKTKEEKYAWLLKNLDKTKFTTIGPRAEAFLKEGYALDPRNAFINENGVIDSYGYNIPDKYNTVTSRITRDNLEKRVFGYNSQYTRSSDDIRNGTYPGWKKEKVDLNSDPTFKKYDIEQDSGINVFRLKREDEINDPNLLKEGIVVEIDAANSKGYARTKELIEKFKQDKVTITSYRIFNMGESDGGQKFKDILKELPDELPQLELFFSDRQTNTSSLIALENKKIKELSLYTTGNSLRESWSINPWALKNTSFINTLDYNVSRDYASNLKIATRITFDTIAFDEEDYDYANKGFERINLGLRMVYYARNNEPIFQGRHGPGLDPDQKQGDNSYPTGLDFSRVTKIKSLRGLQFSDSQNHTNKSRLIKRLTLFNNDEAFAISSNELNNANLQHLDTTNPMERPKILFSNGNVTKRIKITDSNLLNEQGKENLRKYFDFNEMLKSTQSIEIPTGATELKNQLESLGYKVQNNSYRFS from the coding sequence GTGCTTATTAAAAAGAAGAAAAATAAAACCTTGCTACTTTTATTAAGCTCAGCTATTGGTTCATCAGTTATTTTAACTTCAGTTGTTTATAGTGCAACTACTGATGGTTCATTGGCAAAAATTACTTCTACAATCGGAGCAACTGATGCTGAACTGCAACCAGTTAATGGTAATGTGAATGTTCATGTTGCAGCCAGAGATAATAACCTTGATAAAATTCCTAAAGAAGAACTAGAAAAACCCGAACCAATTAGAAAACAAGAAGCGGATGTAATTCCTGCTCCAGAAATTCCACGAGTAATTGAAAACGAAACTACACCAAAACCAGAAATTGAACCAGGCGAATATGAAACAACTGTTGAAATTGCTGGAAGAAGAGTTAGAGCTGTTGTTAGAGGAAGACCGGCTTTTGTACCAACTCAATTTGACAAAGATAATCACATATCAAATCCTAGCGGATATCAAAATATCACAGTAGAAAGAATAGTTAGTGTTACTGTTACTGATGAATTAAGAGAAGCTGTTAGAAATAATGCGATTAGTGGAGAAGCCGGATTGCTTAATGACAGTGCTTTTAAAGTAATTACTGATAGTTTTAATCGTGGTGATAGTGCTGAAACTGTTGGTGGAATCTTAAGAAATAATAAAGCAACTTGAGAAAATATCGTGCAAAGATTTGGTAAATTATTTGATTCAGATAACGTAAAAAACTTTTTAAACCAGCAAGCACAAGCTGAGTATCCTCAAAAAATCAGAGAATTTAAAACAAAAGAAGAAAAATACGCCTGATTATTAAAAAACTTAGATAAGACTAAATTTACAACAATTGGTCCAAGAGCTGAAGCCTTTTTAAAAGAAGGATATGCTCTTGATCCTAGAAATGCCTTTATTAATGAAAACGGGGTAATTGATTCTTATGGATACAATATTCCTGATAAATACAATACAGTAACAAGCAGAATAACTAGAGATAACCTTGAAAAAAGAGTCTTTGGATATAACTCACAATATACAAGATCTTCTGATGATATTAGAAATGGTACTTATCCAGGATGAAAAAAAGAAAAAGTTGATCTAAATAGTGATCCAACATTCAAAAAATATGACATTGAGCAAGATTCTGGAATAAATGTTTTTAGATTAAAAAGAGAAGATGAGATTAATGATCCTAATTTATTAAAAGAAGGAATTGTTGTTGAAATTGATGCTGCAAATTCTAAAGGTTATGCAAGAACTAAAGAATTAATTGAAAAATTTAAACAAGATAAAGTTACAATCACATCTTATAGAATTTTTAATATGGGTGAATCTGATGGGGGACAAAAATTTAAAGATATTTTAAAAGAACTTCCTGATGAACTACCACAATTAGAGTTATTTTTCTCTGATAGACAAACTAACACTTCAAGTTTAATAGCTTTAGAAAATAAAAAGATCAAAGAATTATCATTATACACAACAGGAAACTCTTTAAGAGAATCTTGATCAATCAACCCTTGAGCTTTGAAAAATACTTCATTTATTAATACTTTAGATTACAACGTAAGCAGAGACTATGCAAGTAATTTAAAAATAGCTACAAGAATCACATTTGACACTATTGCTTTTGATGAAGAAGACTATGATTATGCAAATAAAGGTTTTGAAAGAATTAATTTGGGTCTAAGAATGGTTTACTATGCAAGAAATAATGAACCAATCTTTCAAGGAAGACATGGTCCAGGTTTAGATCCTGATCAGAAACAAGGTGATAATAGTTATCCAACTGGACTAGATTTTTCAAGAGTTACAAAAATAAAATCTTTAAGAGGTTTACAATTTAGCGATTCACAAAATCATACAAATAAATCTAGACTAATAAAAAGATTAACTTTATTTAATAACGATGAAGCATTTGCAATTTCATCAAATGAGTTAAATAACGCAAATCTACAACATCTAGACACAACTAATCCAATGGAAAGACCAAAGATATTATTTAGTAATGGTAATGTTACAAAAAGAATTAAGATAACAGATAGTAATCTATTAAATGAACAAGGAAAAGAAAATTTAAGAAAGTATTTTGATTTTAATGAAATGCTAAAATCTACACAGTCAATAGAAATTCCAACTGGTGCAACAGAGTTAAAAAATCAGTTAGAATCTTTAGGTTATAAAGTTCAAAATAATAGTTACAGATTTAGTTAA